From Caulobacter segnis, a single genomic window includes:
- a CDS encoding class I SAM-dependent methyltransferase: MSQPKPTTPHNFFNQEIADAYDRRNSALSPISDGLHFLLGLVLADLPADARVLCVGVGTGAEILALAKVYPGWSFVGVDPSDDMLAVGRHRLEQAGVLDRCELLRGYVQDAPLGGFDAAVSLMVAHFIKREDRHAFYSAIHDRLKPGGRFASAEISADLDAPEFPEMLEDWKRIQVLMGATRESLAKLGGMLRDVLGVVPPEETEALWEAAGFRKPIPFFQAFMLRGWRAART; this comes from the coding sequence ATGAGCCAGCCGAAACCCACGACCCCGCACAACTTCTTCAACCAGGAGATCGCTGACGCCTACGATCGTCGCAACAGCGCGCTCTCGCCGATCTCCGACGGGCTGCATTTCCTGCTGGGGTTGGTCCTGGCGGACTTGCCCGCCGACGCGCGCGTGCTGTGCGTCGGGGTGGGGACCGGCGCCGAGATCCTGGCCTTGGCGAAGGTCTATCCGGGCTGGTCGTTCGTCGGCGTCGATCCCTCCGATGACATGCTGGCCGTGGGACGACACCGGCTCGAACAGGCCGGCGTGCTGGATCGTTGCGAGCTTCTGCGGGGCTATGTCCAGGACGCCCCTCTCGGCGGCTTTGACGCCGCGGTCAGCCTGATGGTCGCGCACTTCATCAAACGCGAGGACCGCCACGCCTTCTATTCGGCCATTCATGACCGTCTGAAGCCGGGAGGCCGCTTCGCCAGCGCCGAGATCAGCGCCGACCTTGACGCTCCAGAGTTCCCCGAGATGCTGGAAGACTGGAAACGGATCCAGGTTCTGATGGGCGCGACGCGGGAGTCGCTGGCGAAACTCGGCGGCATGCTGCGCGACGTGCTGGGCGTCGTGCCGCCGGAAGAGACGGAAGCCCTGTGGGAGGCGGCCGGCTTTCGGAAGCCGATCCCGTTCTTCCAGGCCTTCATGCTTCGAGGATGGCGCGCGGCGAGGACCTGA
- a CDS encoding PAS domain-containing sensor histidine kinase — protein MGAVVKDKLWEIIGQSDRSPICAFDHDFRLIGFNQAHSDEFFRIYGYRVELGDVFPDLFLPEQAPIIRGFMARALGGEVFSVVEEFGDPSFDRPYWEIWYAPLRDEAGDIIGAFHHAQDISARLRLQVDLSAAQDALRQAQKMEAVGQLTGGIAHDFNNLLMAIVGNLQLLAKRIPEDHPGRRFVDSAASAADKGSKLTSQLLAFSRTQKLSIRSVRLDTVLDKARELVRTALPPAIAMDFVLGGQDACVLTDPDQLELAILNLALNARDAMPGGGELRVESRADGPDHLLVRVSDTGTGMTAEVARQAIEPFFTTKERGKGTGLGLAQVYGFVTQCGGALRIDSAPGAGSTIAMRLKRAEAAQTPVVEAVDCSTEPVDGEGRVVLVIDDDSSVRAVLAETLKAAGYSVVEAADGPEGLAKLDSVKPDVAVVDFLMPGMNGDEVGRRLQHALPQLPILFVSGYYDTLALDGISGAAVLRKPFDDRTLLSAVASAL, from the coding sequence ATGGGCGCGGTCGTCAAGGATAAGCTCTGGGAGATCATCGGGCAGTCGGATCGTTCGCCGATCTGCGCGTTCGACCATGATTTCCGTCTGATCGGGTTCAACCAGGCCCATAGCGACGAGTTCTTCCGGATCTACGGCTATCGGGTGGAGCTGGGCGACGTCTTTCCCGATCTCTTCCTGCCCGAGCAGGCGCCGATCATCCGCGGCTTCATGGCCCGGGCGCTCGGTGGCGAGGTGTTCAGCGTCGTCGAGGAGTTCGGCGACCCCAGCTTCGACCGACCCTATTGGGAGATCTGGTACGCGCCGCTGCGCGACGAGGCGGGCGACATCATCGGCGCCTTCCATCACGCCCAGGACATCTCGGCGCGCCTGCGTCTGCAGGTCGACCTGTCCGCCGCCCAGGACGCCCTGCGCCAGGCCCAGAAGATGGAGGCCGTGGGTCAGTTGACCGGCGGCATCGCCCACGACTTCAACAACCTGCTGATGGCCATCGTCGGCAACCTCCAACTGCTGGCCAAGCGGATCCCCGAGGACCACCCGGGCCGGCGTTTCGTCGACAGCGCCGCCTCGGCCGCCGACAAGGGCTCTAAGCTGACCAGCCAGCTCCTGGCCTTCTCGCGGACCCAGAAGCTCAGCATCCGGTCCGTCAGGCTGGACACGGTGCTGGACAAAGCCCGCGAGCTGGTCCGTACGGCGTTGCCGCCGGCGATCGCCATGGATTTCGTGCTGGGCGGCCAGGACGCCTGCGTCCTGACCGATCCCGACCAGCTGGAGCTGGCGATCCTGAACCTGGCGCTGAACGCGCGCGACGCCATGCCGGGCGGCGGCGAGCTGCGGGTCGAGAGTCGGGCGGACGGGCCGGACCACCTGCTGGTGCGCGTCTCCGACACGGGAACGGGTATGACCGCCGAGGTGGCCCGGCAGGCGATCGAGCCGTTCTTCACCACCAAGGAGCGCGGCAAGGGCACCGGCCTGGGGCTGGCCCAGGTCTACGGCTTCGTCACCCAGTGCGGCGGCGCCTTGCGCATCGACAGCGCGCCGGGCGCGGGATCGACGATCGCGATGCGCCTGAAGCGCGCCGAGGCTGCCCAAACGCCGGTGGTCGAGGCGGTCGATTGCTCGACCGAACCCGTCGACGGCGAAGGGCGGGTGGTGCTGGTGATCGACGACGACAGCAGCGTCCGCGCGGTGTTGGCCGAGACCCTGAAGGCCGCCGGCTACAGCGTGGTGGAGGCCGCCGACGGCCCCGAGGGGCTGGCCAAGCTGGACTCGGTCAAGCCCGACGTCGCGGTCGTCGACTTCCTGATGCCGGGCATGAACGGCGACGAGGTCGGGCGGCGACTGCAGCACGCCTTGCCCCAGCTGCCAATCCTGTTCGTCAGCGGCTACTACGACACCCTGGCGCTGGATGGCATCAGCGGCGCGGCGGTGCTGCGCAAGCCGTTCGACGATCGCACCCTGCTGAGCGCGGTGGCCTCGGCGCTGTAG
- a CDS encoding serine hydrolase domain-containing protein: MSEVGTENVIGRKRHAQWLIAGGVLLAIVGAVLLPRAKDKPLKVGPAATAQAQKLPETPANWHGSIDYPALDGRIRAMMTDPSMEGLGVAVVENGRLSFVKGYGVTATRDGEPVDARTVFRWASLSKTVAGTLSARLAAEGTFSLSDPVGIFDTSLRLPGDAQNSLTLEQLLSQRTGLGKNAYDGQLEDGQDPARIRQSFVNLKTVCPPGTCHSYQNIAYDTISEVIAARTGAPYAVAVKNRVFGPLGMTGASVGMAGLTSAAHWARPHRHGNELKLSEAYYRVPAAAGVNSTIVDLAIWMQAQMGLRPDVLPQAVLDAVQRPRVATARPYGRLNIARELKSPGYGLGMRSFDYKGHHLIGHSGGVSGYRSTMMFDPATKTGVVMLWNSDANLPFRFQAEFFDRAYRLPFTDYLDLKDGSPTSSPDEVSGDQG, encoded by the coding sequence GTGCTGTTGCCGCGCGCCAAGGACAAGCCGCTGAAGGTGGGCCCCGCCGCCACGGCGCAGGCGCAAAAGCTGCCCGAGACCCCGGCCAACTGGCATGGCAGCATCGACTATCCGGCGCTGGACGGCCGCATACGCGCGATGATGACCGATCCGTCTATGGAGGGACTGGGCGTCGCGGTCGTCGAGAACGGCCGCCTGTCCTTCGTGAAGGGCTACGGCGTAACCGCGACCCGCGACGGTGAGCCGGTCGACGCCCGCACGGTGTTTCGCTGGGCCTCGCTGTCCAAGACCGTGGCCGGCACGCTCAGCGCCCGCCTGGCCGCCGAGGGGACCTTCTCGCTGTCCGATCCCGTGGGGATCTTCGACACCAGCCTGCGTTTGCCGGGCGACGCCCAGAACAGCCTGACCCTCGAGCAGCTGCTGTCGCAGCGCACGGGCCTGGGCAAGAACGCCTATGACGGCCAGCTGGAGGACGGCCAGGATCCGGCCAGGATCCGCCAGTCCTTCGTGAACCTGAAGACCGTCTGCCCGCCGGGAACCTGCCACAGCTATCAGAACATCGCCTACGACACGATCAGCGAGGTCATCGCCGCCCGCACGGGCGCGCCCTACGCCGTGGCGGTCAAGAACCGGGTGTTCGGGCCGCTGGGCATGACCGGCGCCTCGGTCGGCATGGCGGGCCTGACCTCCGCGGCCCATTGGGCCAGGCCGCACCGCCACGGTAACGAGCTGAAGCTGTCCGAGGCCTATTACCGCGTGCCCGCCGCCGCCGGGGTCAATTCGACCATCGTGGATCTGGCCATCTGGATGCAGGCCCAGATGGGGCTGCGGCCCGACGTCCTACCGCAGGCGGTGCTGGACGCGGTGCAGCGCCCCCGCGTCGCCACCGCTCGTCCCTATGGCCGCCTGAACATCGCCCGCGAGCTGAAGAGCCCCGGCTACGGCCTGGGCATGCGCAGCTTCGACTACAAGGGCCATCACCTGATCGGCCACAGCGGCGGGGTGTCGGGCTATCGCTCGACCATGATGTTCGACCCGGCGACCAAGACGGGCGTGGTGATGCTGTGGAACAGCGACGCCAACCTGCCTTTCCGTTTCCAGGCCGAGTTCTTCGACCGCGCCTACCGCCTGCCGTTCACCGACTATCTGGACCTGAAGGACGGTTCGCCGACCTCCAGTCCGGACGAGGTCTCGGGCGATCAGGGCTGA